One genomic window of Verrucomicrobiia bacterium includes the following:
- the tpiA gene encoding triose-phosphate isomerase produces the protein MNSNRKPIIAGNWKMYKTAAEALALVSALKGELVGVRESDVEIVVCPPFTALYAVSTLLQGSIIQFGAQNVHWEKEGAFTGEIAAPMLKELAVRYAIVGHSERRQFFGETNEGVNKRAKAALASGIRPIICVGEMLAQREAGQMEAVVRDHVTSSLAGFTKDAMLDTVIAYEPVWAIGTGKTATPAQAQEVHAFIRELLAAMFDSSTADKVRIQYGGSVKAANAKELLGQADIDGALVGGASLEATGFADIIKAAL, from the coding sequence TTATCGCGGGCAACTGGAAGATGTACAAGACAGCGGCGGAAGCCCTTGCTTTGGTTAGCGCACTCAAAGGCGAACTCGTCGGCGTAAGGGAATCGGATGTGGAGATTGTCGTATGTCCGCCGTTCACGGCGCTTTACGCGGTGAGCACATTGCTGCAGGGCTCAATCATCCAGTTTGGCGCTCAAAACGTGCACTGGGAGAAGGAAGGCGCGTTCACGGGCGAAATTGCCGCTCCAATGCTCAAGGAGTTGGCCGTCCGTTATGCCATCGTCGGTCACAGCGAGCGGCGCCAGTTCTTCGGCGAAACGAATGAAGGGGTCAATAAGCGCGCCAAGGCCGCACTGGCCAGCGGCATTCGCCCTATCATCTGTGTCGGCGAAATGCTCGCACAGCGCGAAGCAGGGCAGATGGAAGCGGTTGTGCGCGACCATGTAACGAGCAGTCTTGCAGGTTTTACCAAAGATGCTATGCTCGACACCGTAATCGCGTATGAGCCTGTCTGGGCGATTGGCACGGGGAAAACGGCCACGCCGGCGCAGGCGCAGGAAGTACACGCGTTCATCCGCGAACTGCTCGCGGCAATGTTCGACTCGTCGACGGCCGACAAGGTGCGCATTCAGTATGGTGGCAGCGTAAAAGCGGCTAACGCGAAGGAATTGCTGGGTCAGGCCGACATCGACGGCGCACTGGTTGGCGGCGCAAGTCTGGAAGCAACAGGGTTCGCAGACATCATTAAGGCGGCATTATAG
- the secG gene encoding preprotein translocase subunit SecG gives MNILIGILTVVHVLVALFVIILVLMQKSSEQGVGAAFGGGVTETVFGAGTTTALVRMTIYCACALLATTLILAVLHSHRGKGGGSLMQRSLMTTPMAPAPQSPFPLSSQPSAPASTETVPATPATATQAPATEPQPAATPATPEKKP, from the coding sequence ATGAATATTCTGATTGGAATTCTAACGGTGGTGCATGTGCTGGTGGCATTGTTTGTCATCATACTGGTGCTGATGCAGAAGTCGTCTGAGCAGGGCGTCGGCGCGGCATTTGGCGGCGGCGTGACCGAAACCGTCTTCGGCGCGGGCACAACCACTGCGCTGGTGCGCATGACGATTTATTGCGCGTGCGCCCTCCTGGCAACGACCTTGATCCTCGCCGTGTTGCATTCACACCGCGGAAAGGGAGGCGGCTCGCTGATGCAGCGCTCACTGATGACGACACCGATGGCGCCCGCGCCACAGTCGCCGTTCCCGCTTTCATCACAGCCATCCGCACCAGCCTCAACCGAAACAGTCCCGGCCACGCCTGCAACCGCGACACAGGCCCCGGCTACGGAACCACAGCCGGCCGCGACCCCCGCTACCCCAGAAAAGAAACCGTAA
- a CDS encoding ABC transporter substrate-binding protein: MRPPSATSRLLTTVVVAVMLVGFFARAAQLRNDVLYSVGADFKGFDPADSGDVISAAMVSRVYEGLLEYAYLDRPYRAEPRLAEAMPEVSADGLTYTFHIKKGVHFSDDPCFPGRKGREVTAVDFVYSFTRVLDPKVESTGDWIFVNHVAGAKEWVAKGDPTAKIPGFVAADRYTLQIKLRQPYPQLIWVLTMPYAFVIPHEAVEHYGREFRSHPVGTGPYVLKDWRFNYRVEFVRNPSFNGQSYPTTGEPADREAGLLEDAGKPLPLTDRVVDYEIQEFYTIWQMFLGGQIASTGISKDYFEKVINPQLELSDALKKRGVRLYKTPEMSLWYIAFNMKDPLIGASPDPVINEKHKKIRQAFALAIDVDQYCTVIHNNRETPANTILPAGLAGHTETPYPYRFNRARAKQLLAEAGYPDGRDANGNPLRLTMISSGAGSTEARQQGEFLVEQLHAIGIELLSQQLSFAEYLRREHDGEMQVIYAGWIADYPDGQNFLQLLYGPNKTPGVNFCDYQNDEFDRLYEKVLTMQDSPERSALYEKMSNIAIADCPWALMTYSLAYGLFQPWFQNYKPHAFPYPNAKFYKVLPH; this comes from the coding sequence ATGCGCCCGCCCTCGGCGACTTCACGGTTACTAACAACAGTTGTTGTCGCCGTGATGTTGGTCGGGTTCTTTGCGCGGGCTGCTCAGCTTCGCAATGACGTACTGTATTCTGTCGGGGCGGATTTCAAGGGGTTTGATCCCGCGGATTCCGGTGACGTGATTTCCGCGGCCATGGTCAGTCGCGTGTATGAGGGGCTGTTGGAGTACGCCTATCTCGACCGGCCATACCGTGCGGAGCCGCGCCTGGCTGAGGCCATGCCGGAAGTTTCCGCAGACGGGCTCACGTATACATTCCACATCAAGAAGGGTGTCCACTTCAGTGACGATCCCTGCTTCCCGGGCCGCAAGGGACGGGAAGTAACAGCCGTCGACTTCGTGTACTCGTTTACCCGTGTGCTTGATCCGAAGGTGGAATCGACCGGCGATTGGATTTTTGTCAATCACGTGGCCGGCGCGAAAGAGTGGGTCGCGAAAGGCGATCCAACAGCAAAGATACCTGGCTTTGTCGCGGCGGACCGGTACACGTTACAGATCAAATTGCGGCAGCCATATCCGCAATTGATCTGGGTGTTGACGATGCCCTACGCGTTCGTGATTCCGCATGAAGCGGTCGAACATTACGGCAGAGAATTCCGGAGCCATCCGGTCGGCACGGGCCCGTACGTACTGAAGGATTGGCGGTTCAATTATCGCGTTGAGTTCGTCCGCAACCCATCGTTCAACGGCCAGTCGTACCCGACCACTGGCGAACCCGCCGACCGCGAAGCGGGATTGCTCGAGGATGCCGGCAAGCCATTACCCCTGACGGATCGAGTGGTCGATTATGAAATCCAGGAGTTTTACACAATCTGGCAGATGTTTCTTGGTGGGCAGATCGCCTCGACCGGCATCAGCAAGGATTACTTCGAGAAGGTCATCAACCCCCAGCTCGAATTGTCTGACGCGTTGAAGAAACGCGGCGTACGTCTCTACAAAACGCCGGAGATGTCCTTGTGGTATATCGCATTTAACATGAAGGACCCGCTCATTGGCGCGTCACCCGACCCGGTTATCAACGAAAAGCATAAAAAGATTCGTCAGGCGTTCGCGCTGGCCATTGACGTGGATCAATACTGCACGGTCATTCACAACAATCGAGAAACCCCGGCGAATACCATCTTACCGGCCGGACTCGCTGGCCATACAGAAACTCCGTATCCCTATCGGTTCAATCGTGCCCGCGCAAAGCAATTACTCGCCGAAGCAGGATATCCCGATGGACGTGACGCCAACGGAAACCCCTTGCGCCTGACGATGATCAGCTCCGGTGCGGGCAGTACGGAGGCGCGGCAGCAGGGAGAGTTCTTAGTGGAGCAATTGCACGCCATCGGCATAGAACTCCTCTCGCAGCAGTTGAGCTTTGCCGAGTACCTGCGCCGCGAGCATGACGGCGAGATGCAGGTCATTTATGCCGGTTGGATCGCTGACTATCCCGACGGCCAGAATTTTCTCCAATTGTTGTACGGCCCGAACAAAACTCCCGGCGTGAACTTCTGCGATTATCAAAATGACGAATTTGACCGGCTTTACGAAAAGGTTCTGACGATGCAAGACTCGCCCGAACGGTCCGCGCTCTATGAAAAAATGTCGAATATTGCCATCGCAGACTGCCCGTGGGCATTGATGACGTATTCGCTGGCGTATGGGTTGTTCCAACCGTGGTTCCAAAACTACAAGCCGCACGCCTTCCCGTATCCAAACGCAAAGTTCTACAAGGTACTGCCACACTGA
- a CDS encoding ABC transporter permease: MAAYIFRRLISVVPISLGVLFVTFLLFRVIGGNPAYRIAGKNATPAKIAQITHDRGYDQPYFLNFKDFPRQLFHAQFPRLVRSILRGDFGESITNKMRVSELLRAGILPSLCVTTPLFIVDLCLAVGLALLAAYFRGTWIDRSLVVGAVMAMSISEIVYIMIAQYWLASEWRVFPVWGFEGPQYLVLPVLIGVVAGVGGGVRFYRTVMLDEIYQDYVRTARAKGVSPPRVLFHHVLRNALIPILTNVIVALPFLYTGALLLESFFGIPGLGRLLVTSISNGDEDIIFAETFIGAVLFVLANTVTDIAYTWADPRIRLK, encoded by the coding sequence ATGGCTGCCTACATCTTTCGCCGCCTGATTTCCGTGGTGCCGATTTCATTGGGCGTGCTTTTTGTGACGTTTCTATTGTTTCGCGTCATCGGCGGCAATCCGGCGTATCGAATCGCGGGCAAAAACGCGACACCCGCAAAAATCGCGCAGATTACCCATGACCGCGGTTATGACCAGCCGTATTTTCTAAACTTCAAAGATTTCCCCCGGCAACTGTTCCACGCACAATTTCCCCGTCTTGTCCGCAGTATTTTGCGGGGCGACTTCGGCGAGTCGATTACCAATAAGATGCGCGTCAGCGAGTTGCTGCGCGCGGGGATCCTCCCATCGCTGTGCGTAACAACACCGCTATTCATAGTGGATTTATGCCTGGCGGTGGGACTGGCACTGTTGGCGGCCTATTTTCGCGGAACGTGGATCGACCGCTCGCTGGTGGTCGGAGCGGTTATGGCGATGAGCATCAGCGAGATTGTGTATATCATGATCGCGCAGTATTGGCTGGCCAGCGAATGGCGGGTTTTTCCCGTCTGGGGCTTCGAAGGACCGCAATATCTGGTGCTGCCGGTGCTTATCGGGGTTGTCGCCGGCGTGGGCGGTGGCGTGCGGTTCTACCGGACGGTCATGCTCGACGAAATCTACCAGGATTACGTCCGTACCGCGCGCGCGAAGGGCGTATCGCCTCCACGGGTCTTGTTCCATCACGTGTTGCGCAACGCGCTAATCCCAATTCTGACCAATGTGATCGTTGCACTCCCGTTCCTGTATACCGGCGCGCTGTTGCTCGAAAGCTTCTTCGGAATCCCCGGCCTGGGTCGATTACTCGTCACTTCCATCTCCAATGGTGATGAAGACATCATTTTTGCCGAGACATTCATTGGGGCCGTACTGTTCGTCCTGGCCAATACGGTCACGGACATCGCGTATACATGGGCAGATCCTCGTATCCGATTGAAATAA
- a CDS encoding ABC transporter permease — protein sequence MNTRANRPESLWMIAWQQLRRNRLAMACLAILIVYTGVWLYAEGTFWFARLRDVTPAYRVSNYAIRNQPPSTAHWLGTNYAGRDNFVQVVQGTRIAFEIAVLTSVIVIPLGFFLGALAGYFGRTIDTAIVYLFSVVGSVPDILLITAISYVVRGVVERSPSMQTVTRYIDSGLLAVCVGLGFTGWVGLCRIIRAEYLKHRERQYVLAARSLGASNMAIMFRHIAPNVSHLIIINFSLRFPGLILTEAVLSYLGVGIANEPSWGAIINDAKQRLWLGNWWELAGATAAMFFLVLALNLFGDALRDALDPKLRTAEAGAA from the coding sequence ATGAACACCCGAGCCAACAGACCAGAAAGCTTGTGGATGATCGCGTGGCAGCAATTGCGCCGCAACCGACTCGCAATGGCCTGCCTTGCCATCCTGATCGTGTACACCGGTGTCTGGCTGTACGCCGAAGGCACGTTCTGGTTCGCCCGGTTGCGCGACGTGACGCCGGCCTACCGGGTTTCCAACTATGCGATCCGGAACCAGCCGCCGAGTACGGCTCATTGGTTGGGCACCAATTATGCCGGTCGCGACAACTTTGTGCAGGTCGTGCAAGGCACGCGCATCGCGTTCGAGATTGCGGTCCTCACGTCGGTCATTGTCATCCCTCTCGGCTTTTTCCTTGGTGCGTTGGCGGGTTATTTCGGGAGGACCATCGACACCGCGATCGTCTATTTGTTCAGCGTGGTCGGCAGCGTACCGGATATCCTCCTCATCACGGCAATCTCGTACGTGGTGCGCGGCGTTGTGGAGCGCAGCCCTTCCATGCAAACCGTCACGCGGTATATCGACAGCGGACTACTCGCCGTATGTGTTGGCCTGGGCTTTACTGGCTGGGTCGGTCTGTGCCGAATTATCCGCGCTGAATACCTCAAACACCGCGAACGCCAGTACGTTCTCGCCGCGCGATCACTGGGCGCGAGCAACATGGCCATCATGTTCCGCCATATCGCGCCGAATGTTTCACATTTGATCATCATCAATTTCTCCCTGCGTTTTCCGGGGTTGATCCTGACGGAAGCCGTGCTGAGCTACCTCGGCGTCGGCATTGCCAATGAGCCAAGCTGGGGCGCGATCATCAATGACGCCAAGCAACGCCTGTGGCTCGGCAATTGGTGGGAACTGGCTGGTGCGACGGCGGCGATGTTCTTTCTCGTCCTGGCCTTGAACCTGTTTGGCGACGCCCTGCGCGACGCGCTTGACCCGAAACTCCGAACCGCAGAAGCTGGTGCTGCATGA